From a single Bacillus pseudomycoides DSM 12442 genomic region:
- a CDS encoding GTP-binding protein, giving the protein MKKIPITVLSGFLGSGKTTLLNHILTNRAGLKVAVIVNDMSEVNIDAALVKQGGFSRTEEKLVEIQNGCICCTLREDLIIEVNRLVETGDIDYIVIESSGISEPIPVAQTFTYIDETLEIDLTNKCRLDTMVTVVDANRFWDDFAAGESLLDRKQAIDETDTREVIDLLIDQIEFANVILLNKVDLLEKEDSMELYRLLQKLNPGAKIIESSFSVVPLDEILNTNLFNYDEASQAAGWIQELNSEHHTPETEEYGISSFVYRRKRPFHPVRLMNWLQKWPLDIVRAKGFFWLASRNHMMGLLSQAGSSITIQGAGEWVVTLPAAEQQQILREEPEILKNWDDQYGDRITELVFIGVEMNQYEIERSLDTCLLTGEEMNQEWDDFVDPIPPFTVVS; this is encoded by the coding sequence ATGAAAAAAATACCCATTACCGTTTTAAGTGGTTTTTTAGGTTCTGGAAAAACAACATTATTGAATCATATTTTGACAAATAGAGCGGGCTTAAAAGTAGCTGTCATTGTAAATGATATGAGCGAAGTAAATATTGACGCTGCTCTTGTGAAACAAGGAGGTTTTTCTCGTACAGAAGAAAAATTAGTAGAAATTCAAAACGGCTGTATATGTTGTACACTTCGAGAAGACTTAATTATTGAAGTAAATCGCCTTGTAGAGACAGGAGATATTGACTACATTGTTATTGAATCTTCCGGCATTAGTGAACCAATTCCTGTTGCACAAACATTTACGTATATAGATGAGACACTTGAAATTGATTTAACGAACAAATGTCGTCTCGATACAATGGTTACCGTAGTCGATGCAAACCGATTTTGGGATGATTTTGCAGCTGGTGAAAGTTTACTAGATCGAAAGCAAGCAATTGATGAAACAGATACTCGAGAAGTTATCGATCTACTAATTGATCAGATTGAATTTGCAAATGTGATTCTTTTGAACAAAGTGGATTTACTAGAAAAAGAAGATAGTATGGAACTCTATCGCCTCTTACAAAAATTAAATCCTGGAGCAAAAATCATTGAATCTTCATTTAGCGTGGTTCCACTAGATGAAATTTTAAATACAAATTTATTTAACTATGATGAAGCAAGTCAAGCAGCTGGTTGGATTCAGGAGTTAAATAGCGAACACCATACACCAGAAACAGAAGAATACGGCATTAGTTCCTTTGTTTATCGCCGCAAACGTCCATTTCATCCTGTTCGACTTATGAATTGGTTACAAAAATGGCCATTAGATATTGTAAGAGCGAAAGGTTTTTTCTGGCTTGCATCTCGTAATCACATGATGGGGCTTCTCTCTCAAGCTGGCTCTTCCATTACCATTCAAGGAGCTGGTGAATGGGTTGTAACATTACCTGCAGCTGAGCAACAGCAAATACTTAGGGAAGAACCAGAAATCTTAAAAAATTGGGATGATCAATATGGGGATCGAATAACAGAACTAGTCTTTATTGGAGTTGAAATGAATCAATATGAAATTGAACGCTCTTTGGATACATGCTTATTAACCGGGGAAGAAATGAATCAAGAGTGGGATGATTTTGTTGATCCAATTCCCCCTTTTACCGTTGTCTCATAA
- a CDS encoding TIGR03943 family putative permease subunit: MRNQEQRRFHSYIRGIILIGFAMLLFKLLVTGNIDHFIAPKMIKFTYATFAVSLLLGCVQVWKNGEEKQNACGCCEPQTVPKSKMGVFLLYALFLVPIVSAFLFSNVTIDGSLASKRGMNQNAQAKSVEKKVPQTKQVSSDWRELLVDKEEEPIQNLPASGQSSEELARNVLKQKTIQVDDKNYIQTMDVIGQDVLGFKGKQITFTGFIYNDKEVKGDKTVVARYGITCCIADASVWGMIVSGDEINTLSEETWVKVTGTLDETTYKGTLFPLVKVSKVEKVEKPKDPYVYDALPQ; encoded by the coding sequence ATGCGTAATCAAGAACAAAGAAGATTCCATAGTTATATTCGCGGTATCATTTTAATTGGTTTTGCAATGCTGTTATTTAAACTTCTTGTAACAGGGAATATTGACCATTTCATTGCACCGAAAATGATAAAGTTCACATATGCGACCTTTGCAGTTTCACTTCTTCTTGGATGTGTACAAGTATGGAAAAATGGTGAAGAGAAACAAAATGCTTGTGGTTGTTGTGAACCTCAAACAGTGCCGAAATCAAAAATGGGTGTTTTTCTGTTATACGCCTTGTTTCTTGTTCCTATTGTTAGTGCATTTTTATTCTCGAATGTAACGATTGATGGTAGTCTCGCATCAAAGCGAGGAATGAATCAGAATGCACAGGCAAAGAGTGTAGAGAAGAAAGTGCCACAAACGAAACAGGTTAGTTCTGATTGGAGAGAGTTATTAGTTGATAAAGAAGAGGAGCCGATTCAAAATCTTCCTGCATCAGGGCAGTCATCAGAAGAATTAGCAAGAAATGTGCTGAAACAAAAAACAATACAAGTTGATGATAAAAATTACATTCAAACGATGGATGTAATTGGTCAGGATGTTCTTGGATTTAAGGGGAAACAAATTACATTTACTGGTTTTATATATAATGATAAAGAAGTGAAAGGAGATAAAACAGTGGTTGCTCGGTACGGCATTACATGTTGTATTGCAGATGCTTCTGTGTGGGGAATGATTGTTTCTGGAGACGAAATAAACACTCTGTCAGAAGAGACGTGGGTGAAAGTCACAGGGACATTAGATGAAACGACATATAAAGGGACGTTGTTTCCACTTGTAAAAGTAAGTAAAGTAGAAAAGGTGGAAAAGCCGAAGGATCCATATGTGTATGATGCTTTGCCGCAATGA
- a CDS encoding permease codes for MVFNRISKELIGKILIVIFLFLLFFVDFTSLSNLHKSIPKEWLNVNAIFLSIFFEAVPFILLGVIVSSIIQVFVTEDMIQKVLPKSPIAMMLPAAFVGVIFPMCECVIIPIVRRLIQKGLPLHVGIVILVSAPIMNPIVFLSTFYAFQTNPSIIYARFGITFLVALLIGLVVYYCYHGKNVLKDVIVPIHEKQKKSWKDVVNHTVDEFFDTGKYLLIGACLASLFQTFLDRNALDAVAHSEVISPFVMMGFGYVLSLCSAADAFIAASFGHIFSTKALLSFLVFGPMLDFKNTFMLFAYFQKKFVFAFIGIVIVAVYIVVQLIM; via the coding sequence TTGGTTTTTAATAGAATATCAAAGGAGTTAATTGGTAAGATCCTCATTGTTATCTTTCTTTTTTTGTTATTTTTTGTAGATTTTACAAGTCTATCAAACTTGCACAAGAGTATTCCAAAAGAATGGTTAAACGTAAATGCAATTTTTTTAAGTATTTTCTTTGAAGCAGTCCCGTTTATTTTATTAGGGGTTATTGTTTCTTCCATTATTCAAGTATTTGTGACGGAAGATATGATTCAAAAGGTACTACCAAAGTCACCTATCGCTATGATGCTACCAGCGGCATTTGTAGGCGTTATATTTCCAATGTGTGAATGTGTCATCATTCCTATTGTAAGAAGGCTCATTCAAAAGGGGTTACCACTTCATGTTGGTATTGTTATTTTGGTGAGTGCTCCCATTATGAATCCAATTGTTTTTTTATCAACTTTTTATGCGTTTCAAACAAATCCGTCGATTATATATGCTCGCTTTGGTATAACTTTTCTAGTTGCACTTCTTATTGGATTAGTTGTGTACTACTGTTACCATGGGAAAAATGTATTAAAGGATGTAATAGTTCCAATACATGAAAAACAAAAAAAGAGTTGGAAAGATGTTGTAAATCATACAGTTGATGAGTTTTTTGATACAGGGAAATATTTATTAATTGGTGCGTGCTTGGCAAGTTTATTTCAAACGTTTTTAGATCGAAATGCTCTTGATGCAGTAGCACATAGTGAAGTAATTTCACCATTTGTGATGATGGGATTTGGGTATGTATTATCCCTTTGTTCAGCAGCTGATGCTTTTATCGCAGCATCTTTTGGTCATATATTTTCTACTAAAGCTCTTCTTTCATTTCTTGTATTTGGTCCAATGCTTGATTTTAAAAATACATTTATGTTATTTGCTTATTTCCAAAAGAAATTTGTATTCGCGTTTATTGGGATTGTAATTGTGGCTGTGTATATTGTTGTTCAGCTGATAATGTGA